The Paenibacillus sp. G2S3 region CGTTACTCTTATACACAGAGAAGGTCTGGTCAGCCATGATTGTCTCATCACCTGGCAAGAAGAAGGCACGAGCAATAAGAGCAATAATCTCATCAGAGCCACAGCCAAAAATAATATTATCGCTATTCACACCAAGACGGCTGGCAAGTGCTGCCGTCAACTCCACAGCCGAGCCGTCCGGATAAAGATAAAGATTCTCAAGCTCTGCTAGAATAGCTTCTTTTGCACTTGGTGAAGCTCCATACGGGTTCTCATTGGATGCAAGCTTAATAACCTCACTTAAGCCGAGCTCCTTCTTAACTTCGTCTATAGGTTTCCCTGGTTTGTAGACAGGGAGATTAACTATATTCGGTTTTGGATTCATGAATAGTCCTCGCTCTCCATAGTTGATTACTCCACTATACACAGGTCAAAATGACACTGTTATGGTCTTTTTAATTGTGCCACAAATTCTCGAATTTGCAACAGCCCCTCATTCCGCGTGGCAGGATTATCGAGGAGCGGAATGACCTCTTCTATTTTGCGAACAATGGCACTACCTACTACAACACCATCGCAAATCTGAGCAAAGCGGGCAACCTGCTCGCCAGTTGAAATACCAAATCCTACAGCCACTGGCAGATCCGTAGCTTGACGCACGGAATCAATAAACGTCTCTACATCAGCATGGAAAGTGGATCGTTCCCCTGTCACACCTAACGAGGATACACAATAGATAAACCCACTCGCACCTGAGACAATCTTTGCAATCCGTTCACTGGAGGTCGGTGCAACCAATGGAATGAGATTAACGCCAACCTCACTACTACGGCGTCGCATCTCCTCTGATTCCTCGACAGGAAGATCTGGGATAATGAGTCCACTAATCTCATGAGCGTTCAGTTCGGCGAAAAATGTATCCAGCCCCATTTGCAAGATTGGATTATAATAGGAAAACAAAATAAATGGCAAGCTACTTCCGGCTTGGCGAGCTTTTAATGCGGTCTCCATGCAGGTACGCAGGTGAACCTCACCCCGCAGAGCTCGTGCAGACGCTCGCTGAATGACAGGACCATCCGCTAGCGGATCAGAATAAGGTACGCCTAGCTCCAAAATATCTGCACCGGCCGCCTCCAGTTCTGCGATGATAGCAAGAGTAGTCTCCAGATCAGGGTCTCCAACCGTCAGAAAAGGAATTAATGCTGTCCGTTCTTCAGCCTTAAGTTTCCGGAATACTAAATCCATTCGGTTTGTAGTTTCGGTTGTCATTCGTTTCCCTTCCCTTCTGTGTACGCCATAATGGATTCCACATCTTTGTCTCCCCGGCCTGACAGGCAGATAACAACAATATCATCCTTGGTAAGGGTTGGACCCATCTTCACTACATGGGCAATCGCATGGGCTGACTCCAGCGCTGGAATAATGCCTTCCGTTACACATAGCAGCTTCAGTGCATCAAGTGCCTCTGCATCTGTAATGGGGACATATTTTGCGCGTTCGATATCTTTTAAATAGGAGTGTTCAGGTCCTACACCAGGATAATCCAGACCTGCCGAGATGGAATGTGCCTCTGTTACTTGACCATGCTCATCCTGCAGTAGATAACTCATCGAACCCTGGAATACGCCATGAGTCCCCTTACTCATCGTAGCCGCATGAAAAGGTGTGTCAATTCCTTTGCCTGCTGCCTCAACACCGATCATACCGACACTTTTATCCTCAACGAATGGATAGAACATACCGATTGCATTACTACCGCCACCTACGGCAGCTACGAGAACATCCGGCAGTCTTCCTTCAGCCTCAAGAATCTGGCGCCGCGTTTCATCACCAATAACCCGCTGAAAGTTACGAACCATCATCGGATATGGATGTGGGCCTACGGCAGAACCTAGAATGTAAAAAGTGTCCTCCACATTGCTAACCCAGTAGCGAAGGGCTTCGTTGCCGGCATCTTTTAAGGTGCGTGATCCGGAAGTAACAGGAATCACTTCAGCACCAAGCAGCTTCATACGGAATACATTGAGTGCCTGGCGACGAGTATCCTCTTCTCCCATAAACACCTTACATTCCATACCAAGTAGAGCTGCAACCGTAGCAGTAGCTACACCATGCTGACCTGCTCCAGTCTCAGCGATCACCTTGGTTTTACCCATCATTTTAGCCAGAATCCCCTGACCAATCGCATTGTTAATCTTATGAGCACCCGTATGATTCAAATCTTCACGCTTCAAATATATTTTAGCTTCTCCCAGATGCTTACTTAGACGCTCCGCATAATACAGCGGGGTCTCCCGTCCGGAATATTGCTTTAATAGATAATCTATTTCTTCTTGAAAAGCCGGGTCCGCCGAATACTTCTGATAGGCTTCCTCCAACTCAATCAATGCAGTCATCAAAGTTTCGGGCACGAAGCGCCCTCCGAATGAACCGAAACGTCCATGCTGGTCCGGTACTTGTGTCATGATTGCTTCACCCTTTCCACAAAAGCTGTCATTTTAATAATATCTTTAATGCCTTCACTCTCTACTCCACTGGATACATCTACTCCGTACGGAGCATAGGTATCTAGCAGCTCTCCAACGTTATTTGGATGAAGTCCTCCAGCTACAAACAATGGCAAACCAATTCGTAGCGCGATTTCCTGATAACCAGGTAATCTCTCCCAAGCGAACGTGCGCCCAGAGCCACCGCTCTGCTGAGGATCATAAGTATCTAACAGCACCGCATCAACAGAGCCTGCGTATTGTTCCAATGTATATTTGTTATCAGCGTCATCACGCTCTTTATCAGTAACAGACAATGCCTTCCATACCTGTACTTGCGGGAAAGCTTGCCGGACCTTTTGACAAAAAGCTGGACTTTCCTGCCCATGTAGCTGAATGACATCTAGTGGTGCTACAGAGAGCAGCTCTCCCAGCTCATCTAGCTCCGGATTAACAAAAACCCCAGCAGCTTTAGGCTTTTCACTAGTCTTCCATTGTGGAAGCTCAGCTATCAGTTCGGAAGCACACTCCAAAGTTACCCTGCGACGACTAGGCGCAAATACAAATCCGATATAATCTAGTGGTAAGTGTACCATAGATTTTAGCACTTCAACGTCCTGAAGTCCACAGATTTTTACCAATGTCTCAGCCATGCCGGACACGGTCCTTTCCATTTGGAAGCCTTCCTAGCAATCCATTTACCGCATCTTCTACATTAGCTTGACGCATTAGGTATTCCCCTACGAGTACCCCGTGAGCGCCAGTCGTTCTTAGGTAGTCAATATCACTTGGCCCTGCAATTCCGCTTTCACTAATCACAGGAACCCCTTGAGGTACTAGTGCTGCCAGCTCTGCCGTTGTCTCTAAGGATGTCTCAAAGGTACGCAGATTACGATTATTAATGCCCAGCAGTACATTAGAATGAGTTATCTTGTCTGTACTTAATACCACCGCAAGCTCATTTCGATCATGAACTTCGATCAATATATCCATTCCAAGCCCTGTAGCTATTTCTATAAAATGAGTCAGTTTATCCGGTGTCAAAATAGCAACGATTAACAACACCGCATCTGCCCCAAGAATTCGCGCTTCATAAATTTGTTTCTCATCGATAATAAAATCTTTGCGAAGCAGCGGCA contains the following coding sequences:
- the trpC gene encoding indole-3-glycerol phosphate synthase TrpC; the protein is MYLDKIVATKIKEVEALSDSFSLAQVEREIAALPQTRGFRKALTQGKNRDMGLIAEVKKASPSKGLIREDFDPVAIAKGYEAGGADCLSVLTDTDYFQGSAAYLQQVKEAVNLPLLRKDFIIDEKQIYEARILGADAVLLIVAILTPDKLTHFIEIATGLGMDILIEVHDRNELAVVLSTDKITHSNVLLGINNRNLRTFETSLETTAELAALVPQGVPVISESGIAGPSDIDYLRTTGAHGVLVGEYLMRQANVEDAVNGLLGRLPNGKDRVRHG
- the trpB gene encoding tryptophan synthase subunit beta, with protein sequence MTQVPDQHGRFGSFGGRFVPETLMTALIELEEAYQKYSADPAFQEEIDYLLKQYSGRETPLYYAERLSKHLGEAKIYLKREDLNHTGAHKINNAIGQGILAKMMGKTKVIAETGAGQHGVATATVAALLGMECKVFMGEEDTRRQALNVFRMKLLGAEVIPVTSGSRTLKDAGNEALRYWVSNVEDTFYILGSAVGPHPYPMMVRNFQRVIGDETRRQILEAEGRLPDVLVAAVGGGSNAIGMFYPFVEDKSVGMIGVEAAGKGIDTPFHAATMSKGTHGVFQGSMSYLLQDEHGQVTEAHSISAGLDYPGVGPEHSYLKDIERAKYVPITDAEALDALKLLCVTEGIIPALESAHAIAHVVKMGPTLTKDDIVVICLSGRGDKDVESIMAYTEGKGNE
- a CDS encoding phosphoribosylanthranilate isomerase, encoding MAETLVKICGLQDVEVLKSMVHLPLDYIGFVFAPSRRRVTLECASELIAELPQWKTSEKPKAAGVFVNPELDELGELLSVAPLDVIQLHGQESPAFCQKVRQAFPQVQVWKALSVTDKERDDADNKYTLEQYAGSVDAVLLDTYDPQQSGGSGRTFAWERLPGYQEIALRIGLPLFVAGGLHPNNVGELLDTYAPYGVDVSSGVESEGIKDIIKMTAFVERVKQS
- the trpA gene encoding tryptophan synthase subunit alpha codes for the protein MDLVFRKLKAEERTALIPFLTVGDPDLETTLAIIAELEAAGADILELGVPYSDPLADGPVIQRASARALRGEVHLRTCMETALKARQAGSSLPFILFSYYNPILQMGLDTFFAELNAHEISGLIIPDLPVEESEEMRRRSSEVGVNLIPLVAPTSSERIAKIVSGASGFIYCVSSLGVTGERSTFHADVETFIDSVRQATDLPVAVGFGISTGEQVARFAQICDGVVVGSAIVRKIEEVIPLLDNPATRNEGLLQIREFVAQLKRP